One stretch of Acropora muricata isolate sample 2 chromosome 12, ASM3666990v1, whole genome shotgun sequence DNA includes these proteins:
- the LOC136894100 gene encoding semaphorin-5A-like isoform X3, which produces MTNSITKMKLMLLALCFTFITSQEESISPYKEIKKFIKTFKPREMNASTYYLLSIDQRHNNLVVGARNNAFLVNLHDMESYESWNISSKPSNETFLKLMLLFGDRILLCWVEEPSKGSCTWRNRSTLGEAPESNKGYVFKSKERYIAPSSSPDQNDTAIITDDGFLFVGTFLPFDNYSAIYSKRFHQCQLREVYSARKSSFYEDVDFVKSFEIGPYVYFFFRERSLECYGCGKVKTSRVARVCTGDRGYLKLANAFVTFQKAKLICSDGMNYALNFNEIQDVWWDNGTGRFYAVFSSQPNGPAISAICIYNLSSVNWIFNDSSVNSFAFETGCWTKKKNNFEEYFPSCKVNPKFLNGSASGADGVMATRNMLPSAYQGLTHEPLMADGVEPIGSKAWFIRNGIRMTGISLDVVGRNIVIYASTDRGSVMKIAQPRGISQPCLYSEMEVYPSNRKEVIKTMVIDQVRHVLYLGTRYSLTQLSLDQCERYEHDKSACILAADPYCGWDNETLQCSVLSHGKTLQQNLTMCPNGRKENYVLGRQQGLHPCNNVTAGAVIGAIVGSVVLIGSCITAVYFLTHKKKHYHVSKTEENNSHYAGGETEQIFLTSIRKLTNH; this is translated from the exons AAATCAAGAAGTTTATCAAAACCTTCAAGCCAAGAGAAATGAATGCCAGTACATATTACTTGCTTTCCATTGATCAAAGACACAACAACCTCGTTGTTGGGGCAAG AAATAATGCGTTTTTGGTGAACTTGCATGATATGGAAAGTTATGAG TCTTGGAATATATCTTCAAAGCCTAGCAATGAAACGTTTCTCAAATTGATGTTACTTTTTGGAGACAGGATTTTACTCTGTTGGGTTGAAGAACCTTCTAAGGGAAGTTGCACTTGGAGAAAT AGGTCAACTTTAGGCGAAGCTCCAGAAAGCAATAAAGGATATGTGTTCAAGTCGAAAGAAAGATACATTGCACCAAGTTCATCACCAGATCAGAATGACACAGCCATTATCACAG ATGATGGCTTTCTCTTTGTTGGAACATTTTTGCCCTTTGATAACTATTCAGCCATTTACAGCAAGAGGTTCCACCAGTGCCAGCTGAGGGAAGTTTACTCTGCGAGAAAGAGTTCCTTTTATGAAG ATGTGGATTTCGTAAAGAGCTTTGAAATTGGCCCTTACGTCTACTTCTTTTTCCGTGAACGATCGTTGGAATGCTACGGTTGCGGAAAGGTTAAAACTTCCAGGGTAGCAAGAGTGTGCACG GGCGACCGTGGTTACTTAAAGCTCGCAAATGCTTTTGTAACCTTCCAAAAGGCAAAGTTAATATGCAGCGATGGAATGAATTACGCGCTGAATTTCAACGAAATTC AGGATGTTTGGTGGGACAACGGTACAGGCCGATTTTATGCAGTTTTCAGCTCACAGCC GAATGGTCCTGCGATATCCGCTATTTGCATTTACAACTTATCATCTGTCAATTGGATTTTTAACGACAGTTCTGTCAATTCTTTCGCATTTGAAACTGGGTGCTGGACcaagaaaaagaataattttgaAGAGTACTTTCCTAGC TGCAAAGTGAATCCAAAATTCCTTAACGGCTCTGCTTCTGGTGCTGATGGCGTTATGGCCACGAGAAATATGCTGCCCTCAGCCTACCAAGGGCTAACACATGAGCCATTGATGGCTGATGGAGTGGAGCCTATCGGGTCAAAAGCATGGTTTATTAGAAATGGTATCAG AATGACTGGCATTTCCCTGGACGTTGTTGGGCGGAATATCGTGATCTACGCTTCAACAG atcgAGGGTCTGTTATGAAAATTGCGCAGCCGCGAGGGATCTCTCAGCCATGTCTCTATTCTGAAATGGAAGTTTATCCA TCGAACAGGAAAGAGGTCATCAAGACCATGGTGATTGATCAGGTTCGG CACGTTCTGTACCTAGGGACTCGTTATTCGCTTACACAGCTGAGTTTGGATCAGTGTGAACGATATGAACACGACAAGAG TGCTTGTATTTTGGCTGCTGATCCTTACTGCGGCTGGGACAACGAAACATTACAATGTTCTGTTCTTTCACATGG AAAGACATTACAGCAAAATTTGACAATGTGTCCAAACGGCCGTAAAG aGAACTATGTCTTGGGACGACAGCAGGGACTTCATCCATGCAACAACGTCACCGCTGGTGCTGTTATTGGTGCGATTGTGGGCAGCGTCGTATTGATTGGCTCGTGTATAACTGCGGTTTATTTCTTGACCCACAAAAAGAAGCATTACCATGTTTCCAAAACCGAGGAAAATAACTCTCACTATGCTGGTGGTGAAACTGAGCAAATTTTCCTCACTTCCATTAGAAAACTGACGAATCACTGA
- the LOC136894100 gene encoding semaphorin-5A-like isoform X1 yields MQISNLLQSVQELLEMTNSITKMKLMLLALCFTFITSQEESISPYKEIKKFIKTFKPREMNASTYYLLSIDQRHNNLVVGARNNAFLVNLHDMESYESWNISSKPSNETFLKLMLLFGDRILLCWVEEPSKGSCTWRNRSTLGEAPESNKGYVFKSKERYIAPSSSPDQNDTAIITDDGFLFVGTFLPFDNYSAIYSKRFHQCQLREVYSARKSSFYEDVDFVKSFEIGPYVYFFFRERSLECYGCGKVKTSRVARVCTGDRGYLKLANAFVTFQKAKLICSDGMNYALNFNEIQDVWWDNGTGRFYAVFSSQPNGPAISAICIYNLSSVNWIFNDSSVNSFAFETGCWTKKKNNFEEYFPSCKVNPKFLNGSASGADGVMATRNMLPSAYQGLTHEPLMADGVEPIGSKAWFIRNGIRMTGISLDVVGRNIVIYASTDRGSVMKIAQPRGISQPCLYSEMEVYPSNRKEVIKTMVIDQVRHVLYLGTRYSLTQLSLDQCERYEHDKSACILAADPYCGWDNETLQCSVLSHGKTLQQNLTMCPNGRKENYVLGRQQGLHPCNNVTAGAVIGAIVGSVVLIGSCITAVYFLTHKKKHYHVSKTEENNSHYAGGETEQIFLTSIRKLTNH; encoded by the exons AAATCAAGAAGTTTATCAAAACCTTCAAGCCAAGAGAAATGAATGCCAGTACATATTACTTGCTTTCCATTGATCAAAGACACAACAACCTCGTTGTTGGGGCAAG AAATAATGCGTTTTTGGTGAACTTGCATGATATGGAAAGTTATGAG TCTTGGAATATATCTTCAAAGCCTAGCAATGAAACGTTTCTCAAATTGATGTTACTTTTTGGAGACAGGATTTTACTCTGTTGGGTTGAAGAACCTTCTAAGGGAAGTTGCACTTGGAGAAAT AGGTCAACTTTAGGCGAAGCTCCAGAAAGCAATAAAGGATATGTGTTCAAGTCGAAAGAAAGATACATTGCACCAAGTTCATCACCAGATCAGAATGACACAGCCATTATCACAG ATGATGGCTTTCTCTTTGTTGGAACATTTTTGCCCTTTGATAACTATTCAGCCATTTACAGCAAGAGGTTCCACCAGTGCCAGCTGAGGGAAGTTTACTCTGCGAGAAAGAGTTCCTTTTATGAAG ATGTGGATTTCGTAAAGAGCTTTGAAATTGGCCCTTACGTCTACTTCTTTTTCCGTGAACGATCGTTGGAATGCTACGGTTGCGGAAAGGTTAAAACTTCCAGGGTAGCAAGAGTGTGCACG GGCGACCGTGGTTACTTAAAGCTCGCAAATGCTTTTGTAACCTTCCAAAAGGCAAAGTTAATATGCAGCGATGGAATGAATTACGCGCTGAATTTCAACGAAATTC AGGATGTTTGGTGGGACAACGGTACAGGCCGATTTTATGCAGTTTTCAGCTCACAGCC GAATGGTCCTGCGATATCCGCTATTTGCATTTACAACTTATCATCTGTCAATTGGATTTTTAACGACAGTTCTGTCAATTCTTTCGCATTTGAAACTGGGTGCTGGACcaagaaaaagaataattttgaAGAGTACTTTCCTAGC TGCAAAGTGAATCCAAAATTCCTTAACGGCTCTGCTTCTGGTGCTGATGGCGTTATGGCCACGAGAAATATGCTGCCCTCAGCCTACCAAGGGCTAACACATGAGCCATTGATGGCTGATGGAGTGGAGCCTATCGGGTCAAAAGCATGGTTTATTAGAAATGGTATCAG AATGACTGGCATTTCCCTGGACGTTGTTGGGCGGAATATCGTGATCTACGCTTCAACAG atcgAGGGTCTGTTATGAAAATTGCGCAGCCGCGAGGGATCTCTCAGCCATGTCTCTATTCTGAAATGGAAGTTTATCCA TCGAACAGGAAAGAGGTCATCAAGACCATGGTGATTGATCAGGTTCGG CACGTTCTGTACCTAGGGACTCGTTATTCGCTTACACAGCTGAGTTTGGATCAGTGTGAACGATATGAACACGACAAGAG TGCTTGTATTTTGGCTGCTGATCCTTACTGCGGCTGGGACAACGAAACATTACAATGTTCTGTTCTTTCACATGG AAAGACATTACAGCAAAATTTGACAATGTGTCCAAACGGCCGTAAAG aGAACTATGTCTTGGGACGACAGCAGGGACTTCATCCATGCAACAACGTCACCGCTGGTGCTGTTATTGGTGCGATTGTGGGCAGCGTCGTATTGATTGGCTCGTGTATAACTGCGGTTTATTTCTTGACCCACAAAAAGAAGCATTACCATGTTTCCAAAACCGAGGAAAATAACTCTCACTATGCTGGTGGTGAAACTGAGCAAATTTTCCTCACTTCCATTAGAAAACTGACGAATCACTGA
- the LOC136894100 gene encoding semaphorin-5A-like isoform X2 has translation MQISNLLQSVQELLEMTNSITKMKLMLLALCFTFITSQEESISPYKEIKKFIKTFKPREMNASTYYLLSIDQRHNNLVVGARNNAFLVNLHDMESYESWNISSKPSNETFLKLMLLFGDRILLCWVEEPSKGSCTWRNRSTLGEAPESNKGYVFKSKERYIAPSSSPDQNDTAIITDDGFLFVGTFLPFDNYSAIYSKRFHQCQLREVYSARKSSFYEDVDFVKSFEIGPYVYFFFRERSLECYGCGKVKTSRVARVCTGDRGYLKLANAFVTFQKAKLICSDGMNYALNFNEIQDVWWDNGTGRFYAVFSSQPNGPAISAICIYNLSSVNWIFNDSSVNSFAFETGCWTKKKNNFEEYFPSCKVNPKFLNGSASGADGVMATRNMLPSAYQGLTHEPLMADGVEPIGSKAWFIRNGIRMTGISLDVVGRNIVIYASTDRGSVMKIAQPRGISQPCLYSEMEVYPSNRKEVIKTMVIDQVRHVLYLGTRYSLTQLSLDQCERYEHDKSACILAADPYCGWDNETLQCSVLSHGKTLQQNLTMCPNGRKGVLGRQQGLHPCNNVTAGAVIGAIVGSVVLIGSCITAVYFLTHKKKHYHVSKTEENNSHYAGGETEQIFLTSIRKLTNH, from the exons AAATCAAGAAGTTTATCAAAACCTTCAAGCCAAGAGAAATGAATGCCAGTACATATTACTTGCTTTCCATTGATCAAAGACACAACAACCTCGTTGTTGGGGCAAG AAATAATGCGTTTTTGGTGAACTTGCATGATATGGAAAGTTATGAG TCTTGGAATATATCTTCAAAGCCTAGCAATGAAACGTTTCTCAAATTGATGTTACTTTTTGGAGACAGGATTTTACTCTGTTGGGTTGAAGAACCTTCTAAGGGAAGTTGCACTTGGAGAAAT AGGTCAACTTTAGGCGAAGCTCCAGAAAGCAATAAAGGATATGTGTTCAAGTCGAAAGAAAGATACATTGCACCAAGTTCATCACCAGATCAGAATGACACAGCCATTATCACAG ATGATGGCTTTCTCTTTGTTGGAACATTTTTGCCCTTTGATAACTATTCAGCCATTTACAGCAAGAGGTTCCACCAGTGCCAGCTGAGGGAAGTTTACTCTGCGAGAAAGAGTTCCTTTTATGAAG ATGTGGATTTCGTAAAGAGCTTTGAAATTGGCCCTTACGTCTACTTCTTTTTCCGTGAACGATCGTTGGAATGCTACGGTTGCGGAAAGGTTAAAACTTCCAGGGTAGCAAGAGTGTGCACG GGCGACCGTGGTTACTTAAAGCTCGCAAATGCTTTTGTAACCTTCCAAAAGGCAAAGTTAATATGCAGCGATGGAATGAATTACGCGCTGAATTTCAACGAAATTC AGGATGTTTGGTGGGACAACGGTACAGGCCGATTTTATGCAGTTTTCAGCTCACAGCC GAATGGTCCTGCGATATCCGCTATTTGCATTTACAACTTATCATCTGTCAATTGGATTTTTAACGACAGTTCTGTCAATTCTTTCGCATTTGAAACTGGGTGCTGGACcaagaaaaagaataattttgaAGAGTACTTTCCTAGC TGCAAAGTGAATCCAAAATTCCTTAACGGCTCTGCTTCTGGTGCTGATGGCGTTATGGCCACGAGAAATATGCTGCCCTCAGCCTACCAAGGGCTAACACATGAGCCATTGATGGCTGATGGAGTGGAGCCTATCGGGTCAAAAGCATGGTTTATTAGAAATGGTATCAG AATGACTGGCATTTCCCTGGACGTTGTTGGGCGGAATATCGTGATCTACGCTTCAACAG atcgAGGGTCTGTTATGAAAATTGCGCAGCCGCGAGGGATCTCTCAGCCATGTCTCTATTCTGAAATGGAAGTTTATCCA TCGAACAGGAAAGAGGTCATCAAGACCATGGTGATTGATCAGGTTCGG CACGTTCTGTACCTAGGGACTCGTTATTCGCTTACACAGCTGAGTTTGGATCAGTGTGAACGATATGAACACGACAAGAG TGCTTGTATTTTGGCTGCTGATCCTTACTGCGGCTGGGACAACGAAACATTACAATGTTCTGTTCTTTCACATGG AAAGACATTACAGCAAAATTTGACAATGTGTCCAAACGGCCGTAAAGG TGTCTTGGGACGACAGCAGGGACTTCATCCATGCAACAACGTCACCGCTGGTGCTGTTATTGGTGCGATTGTGGGCAGCGTCGTATTGATTGGCTCGTGTATAACTGCGGTTTATTTCTTGACCCACAAAAAGAAGCATTACCATGTTTCCAAAACCGAGGAAAATAACTCTCACTATGCTGGTGGTGAAACTGAGCAAATTTTCCTCACTTCCATTAGAAAACTGACGAATCACTGA